A window from Entomoplasma freundtii encodes these proteins:
- a CDS encoding energy-coupled thiamine transporter ThiT yields MAFEKVLETDDHQHIIIDKVSNEEPSSSTTILDKNINQPLPKVVKIASLCLLFGSFFIALTFFLCFLILTNQQFGTIFLKNVSPDSYQPIKISLLVICGLTMVFNGLHGISFLKLTTLTWQENRLQFIWLSFLGLNFVQLIITCYFLPKVKQKGLSNNLKIKSQKLFWNLGFRRWKTWDIAIIGLFTGLTILFTFLEGVTILPFLPMGGTVTFKYLMVMIIAFFHSFLGGFLVGGISALLALVMVPTNLIISPFSYLFDYFLPMISPAIVALMTFKIKPKKSFTELINYCLITMATFTLICFWQTISGYFVWVALYGPAWGSNGLVYAILANLVVSFGLNYPITQILVPPIFRIMSHLNWSKQTLSYGVED; encoded by the coding sequence ATGGCTTTCGAAAAAGTTTTAGAAACCGATGATCATCAACATATCATAATAGATAAAGTGTCAAATGAAGAACCAAGTTCGTCAACCACAATTCTAGACAAAAACATAAATCAACCATTACCTAAGGTTGTAAAAATAGCTAGTTTATGCCTCCTCTTCGGCAGTTTTTTTATTGCCTTGACTTTTTTTCTTTGTTTTCTGATTTTAACCAACCAACAATTTGGAACAATTTTTTTAAAAAATGTTTCCCCCGATAGTTATCAGCCAATCAAAATAAGTCTTTTGGTGATTTGTGGTTTAACTATGGTTTTTAATGGTCTCCATGGTATAAGTTTTCTAAAACTTACTACCTTGACTTGACAAGAAAATCGCTTGCAATTTATTTGGTTAAGTTTTTTGGGTCTTAATTTTGTTCAATTAATAATTACTTGTTACTTTTTGCCTAAAGTTAAACAAAAAGGACTATCTAATAATCTAAAAATAAAAAGTCAAAAATTATTTTGAAATCTTGGTTTTCGTCGTTGAAAAACCTGGGACATTGCCATCATTGGTCTTTTTACTGGCTTAACCATCCTTTTCACTTTTTTAGAAGGCGTTACTATTTTGCCCTTTTTGCCAATGGGAGGAACAGTTACTTTTAAATATTTAATGGTGATGATAATTGCTTTTTTTCATTCTTTTTTAGGTGGTTTCCTTGTTGGTGGCATTAGTGCCTTACTAGCTTTAGTAATGGTACCTACAAATTTGATAATTTCTCCCTTTTCTTATCTTTTTGACTACTTTCTCCCGATGATTAGTCCGGCTATCGTAGCTTTAATGACCTTTAAGATTAAACCGAAGAAAAGTTTTACTGAATTAATTAATTATTGTCTTATTACCATGGCCACTTTTACATTAATTTGCTTTTGGCAAACTATCTCTGGTTATTTCGTTTGAGTGGCCCTATATGGACCAGCATGAGGATCAAATGGTTTAGTTTACGCTATCCTAGCAAATTTAGTGGTTTCTTTTGGTTTAAATTATCCTATAACTCAAATTTTAGTTCCCCCTATTTTCCGCATCATGTCACACCTAAATTGGTCGAAACAAACTCTATCCTATGGCGTTGAAGATTAA
- the rsmG gene encoding 16S rRNA (guanine(527)-N(7))-methyltransferase RsmG — translation MYQNWELFTTQKNLPLTPTVKEQLQKYFDFLVQENKKSNLTRIVSEDDVYQKHFLDSILFTEEVTLKDQNLLDVGSGAGFPGLVLKIFYPDLNITLVESNTKKAAFLEAAITHLDLKKIQVVNERMELYSRQHHEEFDIIVSRAVASLKVLLEICAQALKVDGYFIALKGPKAFEEEKNAAPLIKELNFKLVKTQVLKELEFGERINLFYKKMAPTPEQYPRDYRIIKKQNR, via the coding sequence ATGTATCAAAATTGAGAACTTTTTACGACTCAAAAGAATCTACCTTTGACGCCAACAGTCAAAGAACAATTACAAAAATACTTTGACTTTTTAGTTCAAGAAAATAAAAAGTCAAATTTAACTCGGATCGTCAGCGAGGATGACGTCTATCAAAAACATTTTTTAGATTCAATTCTCTTTACTGAAGAAGTAACATTGAAGGACCAAAACCTTTTGGATGTTGGTTCGGGTGCGGGTTTCCCTGGTCTAGTTTTGAAAATTTTTTATCCTGATTTGAACATCACTTTGGTGGAATCAAATACTAAAAAGGCCGCTTTTTTAGAAGCTGCAATTACCCACTTGGACTTAAAAAAAATTCAAGTAGTTAATGAACGCATGGAACTTTATTCACGTCAACATCACGAGGAATTTGACATTATTGTTTCGCGCGCCGTTGCTAGTTTAAAAGTCTTACTAGAGATTTGTGCTCAAGCCCTTAAAGTGGATGGTTATTTTATTGCCCTAAAAGGACCAAAAGCTTTTGAAGAAGAAAAAAACGCCGCTCCTTTAATTAAGGAACTAAATTTTAAATTAGTAAAAACTCAGGTTTTAAAGGAACTAGAGTTTGGAGAACGAATTAATTTATTTTATAAAAAAATGGCTCCAACCCCTGAGCAATATCCACGCGATTACCGAATTATTAAAAAACAAAATCGCTAG
- the pgsA gene encoding CDP-diacylglycerol--glycerol-3-phosphate 3-phosphatidyltransferase encodes MLELQNEGESMNWPNKITIFRLITVPLIIALLICSYYLTGDQFFIIKNNYKLPIFTLTAGILFIIASLSDFLDGYIARKYNIVTDFGKFLDPIADKFLVNSVLILFAWNQMIPVWVTLIFILRDIFVDFIRMMLAKNNVTLAAGIWGKLKTVFQMIGLSLLFFVSYKFFADYPQEYGWFNQVTLSPVYLGVFFSLYSGVDYFIKAAPTLFPHHKTKGIK; translated from the coding sequence ATGTTAGAATTACAAAATGAAGGAGAATCTATGAATTGACCGAACAAAATTACTATTTTCCGCTTAATTACAGTGCCACTTATTATTGCGTTATTAATTTGTAGTTATTACCTTACAGGTGATCAGTTTTTCATTATCAAAAACAATTACAAATTACCTATTTTCACTTTAACGGCTGGAATTTTATTCATTATTGCTTCGTTAAGTGATTTTCTAGATGGTTATATTGCTCGAAAATATAATATCGTGACTGATTTCGGTAAGTTCTTAGATCCGATTGCCGATAAGTTTCTCGTTAATTCCGTTCTTATTTTGTTTGCTTGAAACCAAATGATTCCTGTTTGAGTAACGCTAATTTTTATCTTAAGGGATATTTTCGTGGATTTCATCCGCATGATGTTGGCCAAAAACAATGTCACTTTAGCTGCTGGTATCTGAGGAAAACTCAAAACTGTTTTTCAAATGATTGGTTTAAGTTTGCTCTTCTTTGTCTCTTATAAATTTTTTGCAGATTATCCCCAAGAATATGGTTGATTTAACCAAGTAACCTTAAGTCCGGTTTATTTGGGTGTTTTCTTTAGTCTTTACTCTGGGGTTGATTATTTTATAAAAGCCGCTCCGACACTTTTCCCTCATCATAAAACGAAAGGAATAAAATAA
- the ychF gene encoding redox-regulated ATPase YchF has product MSLKVGIVGLPNVGKSTLFNAITNSSVEAANYPFATIAPNVGTVMVPDSRLDLLEKLFASKKKVAATIEFVDIAGLIAGASKGEGLGNAFLSNIRETDALVQVVRCFDDKEIMHVEGSVDPIRDLEIINLELMLADEQVIQKRLQRLAPKAKGGDKSVLGEVKLLEKLQTQLNNNQLLNSLELTDEEQKMLRGFGLLTTKPLIYVANVGEADLGNEDDNAYVQKLKEYAANQGFPVVKISAKIEAELSELEATEKLLFLQEIGATQSGLDQLIQTAYELLGLKTFFTAGPQEVHSWAFVNGMTAPQCAGIIHTDFARGFIKAEIYPFAAIEQHGSEKAVKDHGQIRLEGKTYVMQDGDVCFFKFNV; this is encoded by the coding sequence ATGAGTTTAAAAGTTGGTATTGTCGGTTTACCGAATGTCGGTAAATCGACCTTATTTAATGCAATTACAAATTCGAGCGTAGAAGCTGCAAACTATCCTTTTGCCACAATCGCTCCGAATGTTGGAACGGTAATGGTGCCAGATAGTCGACTTGATCTTTTGGAAAAACTGTTTGCTTCCAAAAAGAAAGTGGCAGCCACCATTGAATTTGTTGATATTGCTGGTTTAATTGCTGGAGCTTCAAAGGGTGAGGGCTTAGGGAATGCCTTTCTAAGCAATATTCGGGAAACTGATGCCTTAGTACAAGTGGTTAGGTGTTTTGACGATAAAGAAATTATGCATGTTGAAGGTTCAGTAGACCCGATTCGGGATTTAGAAATTATTAACTTAGAATTAATGTTGGCTGATGAACAAGTTATTCAAAAGCGTTTGCAACGTCTCGCTCCAAAAGCTAAAGGGGGCGATAAAAGTGTGCTTGGCGAAGTCAAACTTTTAGAAAAACTGCAAACTCAATTAAATAATAACCAATTATTAAATAGTCTTGAATTAACAGATGAAGAACAAAAAATGCTTCGTGGGTTTGGTTTATTAACCACGAAACCGTTAATTTATGTGGCTAATGTTGGTGAAGCAGATTTGGGTAACGAAGACGATAATGCCTATGTACAAAAACTAAAAGAATATGCAGCCAACCAAGGTTTTCCGGTAGTAAAAATTAGTGCCAAAATCGAAGCAGAATTATCGGAATTAGAAGCGACTGAAAAACTTTTATTCCTTCAAGAAATTGGAGCTACCCAAAGTGGCCTTGACCAATTAATTCAAACTGCTTATGAACTTCTTGGTTTGAAAACTTTTTTCACCGCTGGTCCACAAGAAGTTCATTCATGAGCGTTTGTTAATGGTATGACTGCCCCTCAATGTGCTGGAATTATTCATACTGATTTTGCGCGTGGTTTCATTAAAGCAGAAATTTATCCCTTCGCAGCAATAGAACAACATGGTAGCGAAAAGGCTGTGAAAGATCATGGTCAAATTAGGTTAGAAGGAAAAACTTATGTGATGCAAGATGGTGATGTTTGCTTCTTTAAATTTAATGTTTAA
- a CDS encoding cation-translocating P-type ATPase has product MDKKPEVKTEKRWYAMSNEEICEKLKVNPAVGLTDQEAKTRLKEDGENKLNEPKETNAFVIFLKTLIDPLAIIMLLAGFLSIILPLALGRKITPAEIPGIVVIFGVVITNSVIATFQELKARSSLKALQSLTESKVVVLRDGKQKEINTEDLVRGDIVYLETGKFVPADIRIIEAPQLKVDESALTGESLPVEKTSDIVTVKDPVLGDQINIGFMSTYVTNGRAIGVVIATGPYSAVGKIAESIKNTKSRQSPLQKKLLQLTFWISIIAFVMGTAVFMISYFASDSHLDKTDKLIASLIFSISAGIALIPESLMIIVTISLSVSAKKLATRNVIVKGFEAIETLGAVDVICSDKTGTLTQNRMTIEKIFVNNETYDVNDFKYNAKDLESWSLVNGMILCSDAISEGNNRIGDPTEIAITDWGHRYKINEVKLREDYKRVDEIPFDSERKLMTTVNIVNKKRMVYCKGALDQLLEICTHVNLNGKVIPLTKEMKESIFEKMVPLLESALRVLGLAVKELPANAKDTEKDLETNLIFIGAIAMMDPPRREARLAVSRAHESGIRVIMITGDHKITALAIGKRLGIVDDTYNEALSGSEMKALTDQELINKLKHVNVFARVNPEDKTRIVEILEGQKDIVAMTGDGVNDAPSLTKADIGIAMGMTGTDVAKEAANVILTDDNFATIISGVREGRNVYEKIKTSIAFLLGANFAQMFTILFILAFAAIVKTEGETVALGTINVLWHILVVETLLAVPISLAHSRETVMSYQPRSKRESVFKWIIIEIISITLFNTLFAIAAFLITYYTYAKDVSSWGVGENNWLVNGRVATSSMAAYVVIIFAPIFYVPLVGQRNYTVYVPKEKREKIRINEWMVGAMVLAFVLNILTLFVPGLNTIFNVPTPEHLPTGKMTIIVFYSIGLSILVAVCKWGETWIFHWIYQKNHKQDIRIATFDFAKKQKRDKIKQLYRETRAKAKKIRQE; this is encoded by the coding sequence ATGGATAAAAAACCGGAAGTTAAGACCGAAAAACGTTGATACGCAATGTCAAACGAAGAAATTTGTGAAAAGTTAAAAGTTAATCCGGCAGTCGGGTTAACTGATCAAGAAGCAAAAACTCGTTTGAAAGAAGATGGTGAAAATAAACTTAATGAACCAAAAGAGACAAACGCCTTTGTAATTTTCCTAAAAACCTTAATTGATCCGCTAGCTATTATCATGCTTTTAGCTGGCTTTTTATCAATTATTCTTCCCTTAGCTTTGGGACGGAAAATTACCCCTGCCGAAATTCCGGGAATTGTCGTTATTTTTGGAGTAGTTATCACCAATTCAGTCATTGCGACTTTTCAAGAACTTAAAGCTCGTTCTTCATTAAAAGCCTTGCAATCACTCACCGAATCAAAAGTGGTGGTTTTACGTGATGGCAAACAAAAAGAAATTAATACTGAGGACTTAGTTCGTGGTGATATTGTTTATTTAGAGACAGGAAAGTTTGTCCCAGCAGATATTCGTATTATCGAAGCACCGCAATTAAAAGTTGATGAGTCCGCTTTAACAGGTGAATCCTTACCTGTCGAAAAAACATCGGATATTGTCACTGTTAAAGACCCTGTTCTTGGTGACCAAATTAATATTGGTTTTATGTCAACGTATGTTACTAATGGACGTGCGATTGGTGTCGTTATTGCCACGGGTCCTTATTCTGCAGTTGGTAAAATTGCCGAATCAATTAAAAATACAAAATCACGCCAAAGTCCATTGCAAAAAAAATTATTACAATTAACTTTTTGAATCTCGATAATTGCTTTTGTAATGGGAACAGCTGTGTTCATGATTTCTTATTTCGCTTCTGATTCACACTTGGATAAAACAGATAAACTGATAGCTTCGTTAATTTTTTCAATTTCGGCTGGAATTGCCTTAATTCCTGAATCATTAATGATTATTGTAACGATTTCTTTATCTGTATCTGCCAAAAAATTGGCCACTCGTAACGTGATAGTCAAAGGTTTTGAGGCCATCGAAACCTTGGGGGCAGTGGATGTAATTTGTTCTGATAAAACCGGAACCCTTACTCAAAACCGGATGACTATTGAAAAAATCTTTGTCAATAATGAAACTTATGATGTCAATGATTTCAAATATAATGCAAAAGACTTAGAATCATGAAGTTTAGTTAACGGAATGATTCTATGTAGCGATGCCATTAGTGAGGGAAATAATCGCATCGGTGACCCAACCGAAATCGCCATCACCGATTGAGGGCACCGTTATAAAATAAATGAAGTAAAATTGCGTGAAGATTACAAAAGAGTTGATGAAATCCCCTTTGATTCCGAACGTAAATTAATGACCACTGTTAACATAGTCAACAAAAAACGCATGGTCTATTGTAAAGGTGCCTTAGACCAATTATTAGAGATTTGTACTCATGTAAATTTAAATGGGAAAGTCATCCCTTTAACGAAAGAAATGAAAGAGTCTATCTTTGAGAAGATGGTACCTCTTTTAGAGTCCGCTCTTCGTGTCCTTGGACTTGCTGTCAAAGAATTGCCCGCAAATGCAAAGGATACTGAAAAGGATTTAGAAACCAACCTTATCTTCATCGGGGCTATAGCCATGATGGATCCGCCACGCCGTGAAGCTCGTTTAGCAGTCTCGAGAGCTCACGAATCGGGTATTCGTGTCATTATGATTACAGGTGACCATAAAATTACCGCTTTAGCTATTGGAAAACGCTTAGGGATTGTTGATGATACTTACAACGAGGCCTTGAGTGGTAGCGAAATGAAAGCGCTAACTGACCAAGAGCTAATTAATAAATTAAAACATGTTAACGTTTTTGCAAGGGTCAACCCTGAAGATAAAACACGAATTGTCGAAATTCTTGAAGGTCAAAAAGATATCGTGGCGATGACTGGTGATGGAGTTAATGATGCACCATCATTAACTAAAGCTGATATCGGAATTGCGATGGGAATGACCGGAACCGACGTAGCCAAAGAGGCAGCGAACGTTATTTTGACCGATGATAACTTTGCGACTATTATTTCTGGGGTTCGTGAAGGGCGAAATGTTTACGAAAAAATCAAAACGTCAATCGCTTTCCTACTAGGAGCCAACTTTGCCCAAATGTTCACAATCCTCTTCATTCTGGCTTTTGCTGCGATTGTTAAAACCGAAGGGGAAACAGTCGCTTTAGGAACAATCAATGTGCTTTGACATATTCTAGTTGTTGAAACTTTACTGGCCGTACCTATTTCTCTAGCTCACTCTAGGGAAACGGTTATGAGTTATCAACCACGTTCTAAACGCGAATCTGTCTTTAAATGAATTATTATAGAAATTATTTCTATCACCTTATTCAACACACTATTTGCCATTGCTGCCTTTTTAATTACTTATTACACCTATGCCAAAGATGTTTCATCTTGAGGTGTTGGTGAAAACAATTGGTTAGTAAATGGTCGAGTAGCCACTTCTTCAATGGCTGCCTATGTAGTCATTATCTTTGCACCGATTTTTTATGTTCCGTTAGTCGGGCAACGAAACTATACAGTTTACGTACCGAAAGAAAAACGTGAAAAAATTAGAATTAATGAATGAATGGTTGGAGCGATGGTTTTAGCTTTCGTTCTTAATATTTTGACTTTATTTGTTCCGGGGCTAAATACGATTTTTAATGTTCCGACTCCAGAACACTTACCAACTGGCAAAATGACCATCATCGTTTTCTATTCAATTGGACTATCAATTCTTGTGGCTGTTTGCAAATGAGGGGAAACTTGAATTTTCCACTGAATTTACCAAAAAAACCACAAACAAGATATTCGCATTGCGACTTTCGATTTTGCCAAAAAGCAAAAACGCGATAAAATTAAGCAACTATACCGCGAAACTCGCGCAAAAGCAAAAAAAATTCGTCAAGAATAA
- the mgtA gene encoding magnesium-translocating P-type ATPase, which yields MVKEKLKKTPILKDKKRNSFSNQELIRSVAKMDQASLLKHYNLERFGLDEEQYEKRKDDFGKNELDQNPFRWLYELAKAYFSPFNVILLVISAYNFASYFTYVFGTEDERSVFSLVGAIVVLAMVMISGTITFIQSYRGYFVTKKLRDIISNQVNVIRYQDNQDGKKFDFNKIDNKNFLKLVKMGKELPVTDLVPGDLIYLSSGDMIPADVRLVYSNDLFINQSSLTGESLPVEKHAQVKHVANNVLEIENICYTGTSVIAGSALAIVAATGSDTYFSSIGEMLNQEKQPEGSFLAGVRHVTRTLLIFMLVMVPLIYFVFIARNHANLGKNINENPWFTGLFFAIALVVALTPEMLPLIITTNLSNGAARLTKEKVVVKRMDSIQSLGAIDILATDKTGTLTNDKIELISYSTVDRKQSDELLKLLFMNSYFQTGLKNPMDRAIVDYTLKKDDSNNFVEKVDKSYIKIDEIPFDFNRRKLTIVFQDPKKERYMVTKGSVEEVLQGTNRVFYEGEIRPLTENLRRQIISRYEKMNERGERVLGIAYKPVSRDQKQFKPVDEKDLIFFGFASFLDSPKPSAAKMINLLKKYGVDLKILTGDNEQVTRAICNMVGLNISGLVSGQELEEMTDHQLQKAVEKANVFVKLSPSQKVMVLEALKQNGHNVGYMGDGINDAPVLFQADVAISVNNAADIAKEASDIILLEKNLGVLERGIIEGRTVFGNILKYMKITIASQFGNALSMIIATAAFGNLFLAMSPIQTLFQNLIYDFSQLIIAFDYVDEEFLMKPRKWTTKDLIPFAIINGSVSSIFDVTTYMVMGFGFHCFAIVSAGGPDAKNAEGMFQAACFLVGLTTQASIMHVLRTEKLPIIQSRSPWYIYLVTFIILVLAFAIVFTPSVASLLDMKSPSLIFLPIALAILMAYLILAQLVKMLYIHIFHKWL from the coding sequence ATGGTTAAAGAAAAACTAAAAAAAACTCCCATTTTGAAAGATAAAAAAAGAAATAGCTTCAGTAACCAAGAACTGATTCGTTCAGTAGCGAAAATGGACCAAGCCAGTTTGTTAAAACATTACAACTTGGAACGTTTTGGTTTAGATGAAGAACAATATGAAAAACGAAAAGATGACTTTGGAAAAAATGAACTTGACCAAAATCCCTTTCGTTGACTTTATGAATTAGCGAAAGCTTATTTTAGTCCGTTCAATGTCATCTTGCTTGTTATTTCGGCTTATAATTTTGCTTCGTACTTTACTTATGTGTTTGGTACCGAAGACGAAAGATCGGTTTTTAGTTTAGTAGGAGCAATCGTAGTTTTAGCTATGGTTATGATAAGTGGGACAATTACCTTTATCCAATCTTATCGCGGTTACTTTGTCACCAAGAAATTACGGGACATCATTAGTAACCAAGTCAACGTTATTCGCTATCAAGATAATCAAGATGGTAAGAAATTTGATTTCAACAAAATCGATAATAAAAACTTTTTAAAACTTGTCAAAATGGGTAAAGAACTACCAGTTACTGATTTGGTACCTGGAGACCTTATCTATCTCTCAAGTGGAGATATGATTCCCGCCGATGTTCGTTTAGTATATTCGAACGATCTTTTTATTAATCAATCATCATTAACTGGGGAATCTTTGCCAGTTGAAAAACATGCTCAAGTTAAACACGTTGCTAATAACGTGTTAGAAATTGAAAATATTTGCTACACCGGAACGAGTGTTATAGCCGGAAGTGCTTTAGCCATCGTTGCCGCAACTGGTAGCGATACTTACTTTTCATCAATTGGTGAAATGCTAAACCAAGAAAAACAACCTGAAGGAAGCTTCTTGGCTGGTGTTCGCCACGTTACTCGTACACTTTTAATTTTCATGCTAGTCATGGTGCCGTTAATTTACTTTGTATTTATCGCACGTAACCATGCTAACCTTGGCAAAAACATTAATGAAAATCCATGATTCACAGGGCTTTTCTTCGCCATTGCTTTAGTTGTGGCGTTAACGCCCGAAATGTTGCCGTTAATCATTACGACGAACCTTTCAAATGGGGCGGCTAGGTTAACTAAGGAAAAAGTTGTTGTCAAACGTATGGATTCGATTCAATCTTTAGGAGCTATCGATATTTTGGCAACTGACAAAACAGGGACCTTAACAAACGATAAAATTGAATTAATTAGTTATAGTACCGTTGATCGAAAGCAAAGCGATGAGCTTTTGAAATTATTATTCATGAATAGTTACTTTCAAACAGGACTAAAAAACCCGATGGACCGTGCTATTGTTGACTACACTCTTAAAAAGGATGACAGCAATAATTTTGTTGAAAAGGTTGACAAAAGCTATATCAAAATAGATGAAATTCCTTTTGACTTCAACAGAAGAAAACTAACTATTGTTTTCCAAGATCCAAAAAAAGAACGCTACATGGTTACCAAAGGTAGTGTTGAAGAAGTACTTCAAGGTACAAACCGCGTTTTCTATGAAGGCGAAATTAGACCTCTTACTGAAAATTTACGTCGACAAATTATTTCGCGTTATGAAAAAATGAATGAACGCGGAGAGCGTGTTTTAGGGATTGCCTATAAACCAGTTAGTCGCGACCAAAAACAATTCAAACCAGTCGATGAAAAAGACTTAATTTTCTTCGGTTTTGCAAGTTTCTTAGACTCACCAAAACCATCAGCTGCCAAAATGATTAACCTCCTTAAAAAATATGGAGTTGACTTGAAAATTTTGACAGGAGATAATGAGCAAGTTACCCGTGCCATTTGTAACATGGTAGGGTTAAATATTAGTGGCTTAGTTAGTGGTCAAGAATTGGAAGAAATGACCGACCACCAATTACAAAAAGCCGTTGAAAAAGCCAATGTTTTTGTCAAATTAAGTCCGTCACAAAAAGTAATGGTCCTTGAAGCCTTGAAGCAAAACGGCCATAATGTTGGTTATATGGGAGACGGAATTAATGATGCTCCTGTTCTTTTCCAAGCTGATGTTGCTATCTCAGTTAACAATGCAGCCGACATTGCCAAAGAAGCTTCAGATATTATTCTTTTAGAAAAAAATCTTGGGGTTCTTGAACGAGGTATTATCGAAGGACGAACTGTCTTTGGTAATATCTTGAAATATATGAAGATTACCATTGCTTCCCAATTTGGAAATGCTCTTTCGATGATTATTGCCACAGCTGCTTTTGGTAACTTATTTTTAGCAATGTCACCAATTCAAACGCTTTTCCAAAACTTAATTTATGACTTTTCTCAATTAATCATAGCCTTTGACTACGTTGACGAAGAATTCTTAATGAAACCACGGAAGTGGACTACAAAAGACCTAATTCCATTTGCCATAATTAATGGATCAGTCAGTTCAATTTTCGATGTTACTACTTATATGGTTATGGGATTTGGTTTCCATTGCTTCGCCATAGTAAGTGCTGGTGGTCCTGATGCTAAAAACGCTGAAGGAATGTTCCAAGCAGCTTGTTTCTTAGTTGGATTAACAACTCAAGCTTCAATCATGCATGTCTTGCGAACTGAAAAATTGCCAATTATTCAATCGCGTTCGCCATGATACATTTATCTTGTGACTTTTATCATTCTTGTCTTGGCCTTTGCAATCGTCTTTACTCCATCAGTAGCAAGCTTGTTAGACATGAAATCGCCTTCGCTTATCTTCTTACCAATTGCTCTTGCGATTTTGATGGCTTACTTGATTTTGGCTCAGCTCGTCAAAATGCTCTATATTCATATTTTCCACAAATGATTGTAA
- a CDS encoding APC family permease → MFKNKAKTYEFLTLFTMVIGTVIGSGIFVKNKQLLEQTGNPIIAIVLWTLVGIVAVMTVYAFMQIASATRNHGNGTVSNWAKLFLGRRCGSLFSLIYAFLYFPICQSVFVSSFIAFLFLAMGIDVSLHIQLIVFIVSGVTLIILIGLINAFSPNASKMIQIFGTVFKFIPLIAALIAGFCLIDKTPGAAGNSSMWNGTGVGVPPHPWSATDFKLGLFIRGFGPILFAFDGFIYVANAQKTAKYKEVVPLSLLAGMIFVAVFYVLMAISLFLGSPDGSIVELLARIFSKNPNVANILSNVILMIICFIGINIFGFLGIMDLESNVDAKLIFFRQGKIMTRKKAAFIQVLCASVVYIVFILLGAIIPRNGWEEGLHSVRGDLDVHTWLQLSTDKIGSFVGTISSTASVLAFMMIATILIGAFVNDYTKKVDVIPIKGFKPVAMIAAILLYLMVIAGLYAFIEPINVYTGNISWVVSDGLYFTIFMTVAMLIIFALWGAQEMLFKKYPFKHGFNGYLSEEKAAEKAKRKKRNR, encoded by the coding sequence ATGTTCAAAAATAAAGCTAAAACTTATGAGTTTTTAACCTTATTTACAATGGTAATTGGCACCGTCATTGGTTCAGGAATCTTTGTTAAAAATAAACAACTATTAGAGCAAACAGGTAACCCTATTATTGCCATTGTCCTTTGGACATTAGTGGGAATAGTCGCCGTAATGACGGTTTATGCCTTTATGCAAATTGCTTCTGCCACTAGAAATCATGGGAATGGAACTGTTAGCAACTGAGCCAAATTGTTTTTAGGACGTCGTTGTGGTTCCTTATTTAGTTTAATTTATGCCTTTTTATACTTCCCAATTTGTCAATCAGTCTTTGTATCAAGTTTTATTGCTTTTTTGTTTTTAGCAATGGGAATTGATGTCAGTCTACATATTCAATTAATCGTTTTCATTGTTTCTGGTGTGACCTTAATTATTTTGATTGGTCTTATTAATGCTTTCTCACCAAACGCAAGCAAAATGATTCAGATTTTTGGAACAGTGTTTAAATTCATTCCGTTAATTGCTGCCCTAATTGCTGGTTTTTGTTTAATTGATAAAACACCAGGAGCAGCAGGAAATTCTTCAATGTGAAATGGTACTGGTGTTGGTGTGCCACCCCATCCGTGATCAGCTACTGATTTTAAATTAGGATTATTTATTCGTGGTTTTGGTCCAATACTTTTTGCTTTTGACGGTTTTATTTATGTTGCTAACGCACAAAAAACGGCTAAATACAAAGAAGTGGTTCCCTTATCATTACTAGCTGGAATGATTTTTGTGGCCGTGTTTTATGTCCTAATGGCAATTTCTTTATTTTTGGGTTCGCCAGATGGCAGTATTGTGGAACTATTGGCGCGAATTTTTTCCAAAAATCCTAATGTAGCCAACATTCTTTCCAATGTAATTCTGATGATTATTTGTTTTATCGGAATTAATATTTTCGGTTTTTTAGGAATAATGGATTTAGAATCAAACGTTGATGCTAAACTAATTTTCTTTCGCCAAGGTAAAATCATGACTCGAAAAAAAGCGGCCTTTATCCAGGTACTTTGTGCATCAGTTGTTTATATTGTTTTCATTTTGTTGGGAGCCATAATTCCTCGTAATGGGTGAGAAGAAGGTTTACATAGTGTGCGGGGCGATTTAGACGTGCATACTTGACTTCAATTGAGTACCGATAAGATTGGCTCATTTGTGGGAACGATTTCTTCAACTGCTTCGGTGCTTGCTTTCATGATGATTGCAACAATTTTGATAGGGGCTTTTGTTAATGATTACACGAAAAAGGTAGATGTTATTCCAATCAAAGGCTTTAAGCCAGTGGCGATGATTGCGGCGATTCTCCTTTATTTAATGGTTATTGCTGGGTTATATGCCTTTATAGAACCAATTAATGTTTATACCGGTAATATCTCGTGAGTCGTTTCTGATGGTTTATATTTCACCATTTTCATGACAGTAGCAATGTTAATTATTTTTGCTTTATGGGGAGCTCAAGAAATGCTTTTCAAAAAATATCCATTCAAACATGGTTTTAATGGATATTTAAGTGAAGAAAAAGCAGCAGAAAAAGCAAAACGAAAAAAACGTAACCGCTAA